A stretch of DNA from Glycine max cultivar Williams 82 chromosome 18, Glycine_max_v4.0, whole genome shotgun sequence:
GACTTCCCTTCAGACACTGTCTGAAAGATTCTCCATTGACTCTTTCTTCACTGTCATGACAAAGCTTTCAAATTTGAAGGTGTTGTCCTTGGTGTCTTTGGGTTTGTGGGGTCCTTTACCAGCCAAGATCAACAGGTTTTGGTCCTTGGAAGTGCTTAACATTAGCTCAAATTTCATTTATGGGGGAATTCCACAATCTCTATCCTCTATGAGGAATCTAAGGAGTCTTGTTTTGGTTGATAATCTCTTCAATGGAAGTGTTCCTGACCTCCAAAGGCTAACTTCTCTAGAAGAGCTCAACTTGGGAGGCAATAATTTGGGTGCTCAATTCCCTTCAGTGGGAAAGAATCTTGTCACTATTATGTTGAGAAATAATTCACTGAGATCTCATATCCCTCCACAACTTGTGCACTTTGATAAACTTCAGGTATTTGATGTGTcttccaataatttttttggaaacatCCCATCCTTTTTGATCTCTTTGCCTTCCCTTCAGTACCTAAACTTGGCTTCAAACCATCTAAGTGGTAACCTCTCAGTGAATATGGCATGTAGTTCTTCACTAACATTTGTGGATATCTCACACAACCTTCTGGTTGGAAAATTGCCATCCTGCTTTGGTTCagtgtcttcaaaggccaaagTGCTATATTCTGGGAACTGTTTGTCAACCGAAAAAAGGTTAAATGATCAACAGCATCCATTTTCTTTTTGCAAGAGAGAGGGGGCTTTGGCTGTTAAGCCTCCAGCTAAAAATCTGAAGAAGGAATCGGGTTCGGGTGCAAAACTAGGCCTAATGCTTGGAATAATTGTAGGAATTGTACTAATTGGAGGACTTCTGGTACTACTTGTTGTGTGCATCTTTAGGAAGTCCAAAGCAGAAAGATCACATCCTAAAATGGACAAATCTGTTGCTAATAAATATTCTATCAGTGTATCCCCCAGACCAATTGGTACAAGTAAGGCcactattttgttattttctatcATTATTAATTGATGCTATATGATAAATCATACACATCTTAGATCATCTTTAAAATTCATGTTCCTGCATTTAAGTGATGCATTAATCTGGTTTCTTCTGTGGGAGTAGGACATATTCCACAGGCAATGAAGCAAGCTGCAGTTGGACTGCCACCATACCGTATCTTCACATCAGAGGAAATTGAAGATGCAACAAATAACTTTGACCCATCAAATTTAATAGAAGAGGGATCACTGGGAcaggtaaaagatttttttatgatgttaATGGATTCATAACTAGTGCTTTGTAATGAGATGGAACCCACAAGTTCAAGTATTAATGGCATTTACTATCATATTAATACAGCTATATAAAGGTTGGCTCAGAGATGGTTCAGTGGTCCTTGTTAATTGTGTAAAAATAAAGCAGAAAGGTTTGCCCCACAGCATCATGCAGCAAGTAGAGGTATTACACAATTTGAGGCACAGGCATATGGTGAGTGTTCTAGGACACTGCATCATTACTGAACAGGAGCATCCCCAAACAACAAGCACAGTCTTCATTGTGTTTGAGTACATCTCAAATGTGTCATTGAGGGATCAACTTTCAGGTAaacaatcatataaaataaaatgctatAGCAAAAAATACGAATGCCCCCCAAAAATGTAACATGACATTATTCTTCATTCAAAAGATGGGAGAAAGAGGGAAATGCTGAAATGGCCACAAAGAATGGCAATGAGCATAGGCATTGCAAGAGGAGTTCAATTCTTACACACAGGAGTTGCTCCTGGCATATATGGCAACAATTTAAAGATTGAGAACATTCTGTTGGATGATAGTCTCAATGCAAAAGTCAGTAGATACAACATTCCATTGCCATCCAAGGTTTGGACAGACTACATAAGTTGATCATTCTCTCATTAGTATTTGCACAATTGCATCCATAATTCTAACTTGCATTGATCAATTTTCAGATTGCACATATTGAACAAAATGCCACCAATCATATTGGCAGGTATTTCTCTTCTTACtacctttttcttctcttctattCCACTGCTGTATCCTAAGTATAATTTATCGTTAAACCTATATGCAGCACAAACGATGCAGAAAAGGAAGATATCTATCAGTTGGGTATTATTCTACTTGAAGTTATCACTGGCAAACAAATTACATCCTCGAGTGAAATAGAGGAGCTGAAGGAAGAGGTATCTGTTAAAACTTTTTGTTCTTATTCAGATACTCTCCGTCTCATTTTGTTCGTcacttttgaaataattttttctctcaagtTATTTGTCATTTTAGAATATCAAgaatgcattaattatttattttcaacattttctTCAAGAAATAAATAACCTAGTAGATGTATAGCTgaaactatataaaaataagagcATTTTAGTCAGATAAAGTTATAGtcataaaaattgaattgttGTCTTAAGATAAGCACATTATCTTCAATGACAAGTAAAATGAGTCCAATGAAGCAAATAACTCCCTCTGCTCCAGATTAAATGacgttttagaaaaaaaaaattgttacaaaataaatgtcattttacaaaaccaatgttgcattgaataatttttttccaaaactaccattaattaatatttagtgaaaatagtatataagaaaaataaatgagtcaTTAATTAAAGACATAAAGGATATATTAGGAAGTTACCTAATATTTTCTATGaaattcaacaaattaattactttCTTTAATGTTAGTGCCAAAACCTCAAATATCATATAATCTTTAGCAAGTAACAACTTACAAAGTTTCCTAATCTTACACAGTAAATGTTCAAAACCCCACCGGAAAATTACAAGTGCTTACTCTAAGTACCAAAAAATTATGGTAATTAAACAAATCAAGtatatttttcatatctttAATTCTCTCTACGTCATGCTCAGCTGGAGAATGGTTCATCAGAAGCAACATCAGTAATTAGAAGCGCAATTGATCCTTCACTGAGGGGAACTTATGCATATGAATCAATGAAAACTGCAGTTCAGATCACCATCAACTGTCTCTCCAAGGTTTCTAGTCAGCGCCCTTCAATAGAGGATGTTCTTTGGAATTTGCAGTACGCAATGCAAGTTCAAGAGTCCTGGACCAGCAGTGGAAACCTCAGCACAAAATTGTAAACCACacttgtcaataaaaaaatgcttGCTTACATTTCCATATGTTCATTATCATAATGAATAAAATGTTGATGTACATATGTAATTTCTTTCATAAGGCCCCAAAATGCAATTTGGCCTGCATTTTTCCATATTATTGTTGTTACTAAGGTTTTATAATACTTTGAATTAGGTTCCTATCAAAATATCAATCCCTTGCTCCATTTGATTTCGATGGTTGCAATAAATCATGTTATTCCAATAGGCCATACAAATTTAAAGCGTTAGATGGAAGCTGAAAACTAACAAGTTAGCATTAACATCATTAGTAGAACTATGATCGAAACGAGATTCttgcatatatttttattatactatTCTACCCATTAACCTTAGAATTGATCTTTTCTTTTAGTCTTTAACTGTAAATTCTAATAGGCAAGACTCTTTTTTTGATAAAGACCATAgttatcctttttttaaaataaaatcaaaacatcATAGTTATCCTCTAGGCAGTCAACACaattatatacttaaaattcaaatttgaaactactaattaaactaaaataattttgcgTCAATCGATTcgtatttacaaaattttgaaattgataaaaaaaggaaactttaaaacaataagaaaaactTTATCACTACTATATAATTAAGTTAGAACCTCAACTTTAAGTGTGTTTAACTAAACCTCAAGCAAATGACTGACTTATTTGCTTAACCAAATGTTGTAAAAGAACATATATTTAGTATTTTGCaacatttataacttttttccagttTTTTATCTATACCATCTGATAATAATTCATTCTTTTATGCCCTTTTCCACTCATTAGCTAACTTGttaattttcaactttcaactaacGCTTTAAACTTCCACACACTCATTTGCTAGTCTTGTCAAacaatatttgattaaaaaagaattcTGATAATATTGATCCATTTAAATAATTGTCATTTGTCCCATGTGTTTTgttcatattataaattttctaagccaaataaaataattgtcttttaatgctttattattaactattttctaataaaattaaatacactTAACTAATGATGATAGAAATTCATCCTTATAAAATAGTGGTCCTCAAATAATACCTCACTCTATTCAATCAAGTTGGCATCCTACTTTTAGTGCCACGTACACATGCTCCCTTGAGTCCCATTGTGCCTTTCCAAGGGTAAGGACCATTTTGTTTATTGCTAAAAATATCGCCGGTTAGCTACGCCATCCTATGTTATAATGATAAAGTTGTCACCAAAGACACAAAATGAACCACACAACATGGAGAAAATAAGGTGGAACATTAACTCATAGAGTTTGAGCAAGCACAGTGTCAAGGACTAGAAAATCATAATGGTTCTTTTTGAAGTCTGCTGGTTATTCAATCATATATCCTTTTGACAACCTTTTGATTGTCACAGAAGCCCTATCTTATCTATGATGATTAGTCAGCAGTCCAACTCTGCTCAACAATCTCACGTACTCTTCTGTTGTATTCACGCTTGTTTTCACTGAACATCCGAGCAGCTTCAGAATTTGCTGGTGAATTTGGGTTTGGATCACACAGCAATGACTGCAACAAGAAAGccaatttaatgaaaaaatagcaAGAATCCAGAGCAATGTACAAGTCAACACTATATTCCTGTTGAGGAAGAGTAAAAGAACACACTCTCTTTCCAACACACTCTAATTGGTTGAAATTCATATATATCTCAACTGGGACTCACATTCAGTGACATGAATTTGACCCAATAAAAGAGAGTGCTAAAAAGTGTATATATAACTAACATATCTCTCTTAATAAGATACATATTAAACAAATTCTTTGATGTGTTCAGCTAtctattttgttcttttagGAGTGATGTGAATTACTCAACATTAAAGAGTTAATAAGGCGAATGAGGGTTGGCTCAATTTGTAGGACCATATAGTATCAGTAAAGTGGCCTTAGGTTTGATTCTCATCAGTTCAGTTTAATTGTAAGCTATTTGTAAGTACAAACACCACTGTATGCCTCCTCACTAAGGCATATGTCATGCCCCTAACCTATCAGAGTTTGAACCTACGATGCAAGTGATAGTTATATAAACCTTATACCACTTGCAAAACAGATCACAAGTGGGTAATTGGTCACAATGGGTGACGTTACCAGTAGCAATAATGAAGAGGTCAGAGATAAACACATCCATAGGTACAATGGATGCTTCAATGCTAGCCTACATGGAAGAGAACGGTAAATAGGTGACATACAGAACTAGTAGTAACTTGTGAAATTCACATCAAAGTTTAGGTTTCCCTGATTCATAGCATAGACTGAATTCAAATGACTGCAAAACCAAAAATTATAGAGAATTATATAGAGAATGGACCACTTGTACAATAATCTACAAATGACACCAACAGGGAGTACATGATACTAACTGAAAGGAAGGTAGTGTTTCTTTATCATAATTTTGGAATTCAATGCAGGAAAAGGAACACGCAAATCTATTATAATGAATTGGGTTAACTCATCCTCAGAAGGTGACTCAAGAGACAAGGATTGCTCAAGTCTATACTGTTCTTTGATCATATTCCTAGTCAATGTAATATCTTAATACCCCTGCTCACACTAAGGATTGAACATCTAGAGCTTGGTACAATTGTTAAGTCGCCCAACATAAAGATTGGAGGATAAGCTCTAAATTACCATATTACAGAAATGGATTAGGCTTGACTTAACCCCAAAAACTATCTTAAGAGGGGATGACTGTCCAAGTCTCATAAGGAATACTTTGGTAATATTGCTAGCAAAAGCAGAATCTTAAACAACATAGTAAACTCAAGTAATTAAAGTAATATGCAAGAGAAATTATTTGCATGGctgatttttttctctctctattgtACTTGGTTAAGTGTACTATTTCCAACATTGATATCAATCGTACAACAACAATAGTTGATACACTAAATTTTCAAGGATATTCATCATTAGATCCCTTTTAATAACTTCCTCTAATGTCCTCCCTCTACCCCTTTTCACATGGTTAGAAACCATGCCATCTAGTCTCCTCGCCAATGCCTCTAGTGGCCTTCTATACAGATGTCTAAACCACCTTCACCAACTTCTAGTCATCTTTTTCTCAATAAATAGATATCAAACCCTTGTATATTATCATTTTGTATCATGTCTTTTTTACTTCcacttttttatgattttgtccATTTAAATTCAAACATTCACTACCACAGAGTATAGTTGATAGTATAACAGCATGATAAAACTCTCCTTTGAACTCGGTAGGTACCTTACGATCACAAATCTCCCTTTGAcacctttttttcattttaaccaCTCAGCTTGTATCCTGAGTGTAacatctttattaatttttccatCAATTTGTACTATTGATTCTAGATACTTAAATTTAGAAACTTGTGGTAcatctcttattttttcctccaaaagatttttcttgtttcttgttaaaATTGCAATGTATTGCTCCAACTCAAGCGAAAAACCTTTGATTTCAAGGTTTATCTCTAAGGCTCAACATGTCCATTTAGATCCCCCACCTATAAGAATCTTTTCTTCTAGTGGAAAGCCTTGAACCTACCCATCCAATCTTTTCAAAACTTTTCTTACGAAAGTACTTCTGATCCTACTTGTGGTGAATAAACATTAATGATATTGATAGCTTCCCTGTgcaaccattaattttaaagattagattttcttcacaaacCTTTTTACACCCACTAGATTCCTTTTCCAATTCTTTCGTACAATAACACCCACTGAGTTATTTCCTCTAACTTACCCTCTAGTCCCttagctttaaaaaaaaaccatttagtTTCTTAAAGACAAATGATGATAATTCTTTTGGAATCATGGTGTCCGCTACCTCCAAATACTTAATGTCAAAGTACTGATATTTCAAACACAAAACCTAATGTCATAGtacaaatatttcaaatacCAAACCCAATCATAGGCACTTCTGGGCTGGCGTCTTCTAGAATCAGTGGCTCTAGCTCATTTAACACTGTACCTTAGTCATACAACACATTACTTCCAAATAATGACCAACCATTGGCACATATAATCTGTCATCAATGATCCATGTTTGGGGTTTCAACATGTTTTATGTTGGATATCAAGGACATAACACAACCTTTCTCCTCTAACCTAAACACTGATTTCaatagtattttaaataaattatgtacaGGATACAATCAAATCATTTTTAGCATAAGTATGGTCTTAATGCAATTCTGAAATATTAAGTGAATCACAATTACCTGGATTGAGGTAAGAATTGCAGCTACGTCATAAATAGGGCTCCACTGATTCTGTAAAATGTCCAAGCATATACTGCCATCCGCATAAACTAAAATTTCCAAGTAAAGAGGGGCTTAGAACCAGATTCAAAGGTATTAGCATGCAAACATATACAAAATTGTTTTGTACcacaatttaaattaacatAGGAAATGCTTTcgaaacaaatgaaaatattcaccACTTGATCACATTCCTGTAATTgttgaaattttcaaaagtttGGGGTAAGATCAACACATTAAATTGTTAACTATGTACAATTCAATGGTCAGATcgcttaaaataattttctacatTAAGTTATTACATGATAGAAGATCCTTACAGAGCGGTTTTAAAATATCctgacaaattaatatttatgcaagaattttcaaaattactattttaatcaaatcaataCCCAAAACCAGTTTCTGCAGGACATAAATAGCTATATGAGAAAGCAGCATTCACCCTCTATGCatgaatttttatattcttttacttACAAAAGTTTAGCATGCATTTAAATatccaaaatatatatgtttttttttccaaccaaatataataaatttagaaCAACATTACAAAAGGACTAAATATTAAGGGCAAACAACATATGCACACTGTCTACATTCTACAGAACCAAAGTGCCAAACCTGAACTGAAGTATAAAATAATGCATtatgcatattttaatttttagatatattatTCTTGAAGAAAGCTTCCAGGAAGACAAAATCACCACAGAAGCCGTTTCGAGAATAACTTCCAAAAGCTAAATGAATGTTGTGGATTTAAAAAACAACTTTCCCCTTCTGTTTGAAGTTTTGGTTTAAAAGTAAGGATAACCCTCAGGTATTGATTGTACAAAAATTTCACGTGATTGTCATTCTAACTCCAAAGTGGAATTGCAGGGTAGTTTTGTACTCACTGTTAGGATGAAACATTCGAGAAACAAAACGCACAGTAGGTGGTTTATTAGGATAATCCTCTGTAAACTGAAGTGTCAACTTAAACGTACCTGAAAAGACAAGGATATTGTTcatataaaaattcataaattagaAAACACTGTACCTAGGCACAACTAAATTACCATCAAACGGGTGAATTTAAACCTTTACCTTTAAGCACCTAAAATACATCAAATACTAAACCTTGTGTGACACACCCACAAGGTGAACTCATGTTTGTATCAATCAAATAAGAATAACACCATATTAGACACTTCCAATAGACACCTTGAATTGTCCTACTTTCTAGAATAAATTTGAACACAAGAAAACACTTTTAAATCGATAAGAAAAAGCTTATTAATATTACAGCATaacaaatatacatatacataataGACAAATGGATGTGCAGTTCACCACCTCAACTTTTATCTCtataaaaatttacttttgaacaaaaatcagtTGATCTTGATCCTCTACATATCCATGTGGATCATAATTCATAAAGTGCTTAATGGGACAGATGTTATCTCCACGTAGTTAAAGAATACTAGAAACTCAAATACTATCATAACATTTGGAAACATTGAAATAAGATACAAAGTCTCAGTTATCTATAAGGTAGAAGATAGATATAATTGTACCTCCATCCCAAGGGGTGTCATCTGGTCtggaaaaaaagaaccaagaaaAGCACAATTAGATTGTTATCATACCTTAAATCATCCAAAACCACAAAGTAAAGAGAAACACAcacttaagaaaacaaaaatttcatgATTTATATACTCCTACACACCCAAAGATAACAGCATTCCAAAGCATAATATTATTGTCTTGGGGAGCCCCACTGATGCCAGCAGGAGGATCTTGTTGCAATCTTTTAAAATCCCTCATCAGTCTCTTCCTTGCCGGGGTCGACATCTTCACCTCCTATATCTCAATCAAGTAAAATTCAAACAATAGTAATCAGTCATTGGCATGCTCATCAGCTCACGTGCACACATAAAAAATTGAGATATAAAGGGAGAGTAAGTTAGTAAACAAGAAAATCTTCGATAACATATCAGATAATACATCAAAGGTTCAGCGAATGCAAACAAAGAGACAATAGAGCTAAATTTGCATTCTCAAAGCTTAACAATTATCACGCCACTATATGAGAAAACTCCAGAATTTTCCATAAAATCAAAACTGAACAACCTTATAAGCATCAGTGAGTTAAAAAAGGATTCATTTCATCCACAAACTAAAACAACAAAGTGGGGACATGCTAATTCAAGCTTTTTAAAAGCCCAGAACAAGAAAACAGAAGATCAAGAGTTTCCAAACACCCATTAAAACATTCTTCACACAATCACAAAGTTGGGATTTTTAGCAGATACCCCAGATCGATTTCTCCAATTCCACCACAAAGTAGGAAGCCACCCACAAAACAAGGGATTCTTAAAAACAAATTCCAAATCAATTATTCATCTGCGTATAAGTTAATTTCAGAAAAAGCCATGCACAGAAAATAAAAAGCGGATTTTTAAGCGAAATcggaagagagaaagagaaagagagagggttCTGACCTGCGAATGAGGAAGGGTGTGAGGGGAGGTGCAGAGGGCAGAAGAGAGAAAAGATTGAAGCTTGGAATGGATTGAGGAGAACccaaaaaggaagagagaattTTATGAGGGAAATGGTTCCATGGCGTAGGGatcatgagagagagagagagaatctttggtttcaattattttgattttatagaATGGTCGAGTCAGCTGAGTCGTCCCAATCCTaaatactctctctct
This window harbors:
- the LOC100803061 gene encoding probable LRR receptor-like serine/threonine-protein kinase At1g14390, producing MKILWLCFSYLFPAIILVLLTPSSVAQLSPSEGRILFQVQKLLEYPQALQGWTRWTNLCFLPPSPSLKIVCSNGHVTELTIIGNKTSPSSHNPKAGAWTSLQTLSERFSIDSFFTVMTKLSNLKVLSLVSLGLWGPLPAKINRFWSLEVLNISSNFIYGGIPQSLSSMRNLRSLVLVDNLFNGSVPDLQRLTSLEELNLGGNNLGAQFPSVGKNLVTIMLRNNSLRSHIPPQLVHFDKLQVFDVSSNNFFGNIPSFLISLPSLQYLNLASNHLSGNLSVNMACSSSLTFVDISHNLLVGKLPSCFGSVSSKAKVLYSGNCLSTEKRLNDQQHPFSFCKREGALAVKPPAKNLKKESGSGAKLGLMLGIIVGIVLIGGLLVLLVVCIFRKSKAERSHPKMDKSVANKYSISVSPRPIGTRHIPQAMKQAAVGLPPYRIFTSEEIEDATNNFDPSNLIEEGSLGQLYKGWLRDGSVVLVNCVKIKQKGLPHSIMQQVEVLHNLRHRHMVSVLGHCIITEQEHPQTTSTVFIVFEYISNVSLRDQLSDGRKREMLKWPQRMAMSIGIARGVQFLHTGVAPGIYGNNLKIENILLDDSLNAKVSRYNIPLPSKIAHIEQNATNHIGSTNDAEKEDIYQLGIILLEVITGKQITSSSEIEELKEELENGSSEATSVIRSAIDPSLRGTYAYESMKTAVQITINCLSKVSSQRPSIEDVLWNLQYAMQVQESWTSSGNLSTKL
- the LOC100803594 gene encoding ubiquitin-conjugating enzyme E2 2 isoform X1, with the translated sequence MSTPARKRLMRDFKRLQQDPPAGISGAPQDNNIMLWNAVIFGPDDTPWDGGTFKLTLQFTEDYPNKPPTVRFVSRMFHPNIYADGSICLDILQNQWSPIYDVAAILTSIQSLLCDPNPNSPANSEAARMFSENKREYNRRVREIVEQSWTAD
- the LOC100803594 gene encoding ubiquitin-conjugating enzyme E2 2 isoform X2; the protein is MSTPARKRLMRDFKRLQQDPPAGISGAPQDNNIMLWNAVIFGPDDTPWDGVYADGSICLDILQNQWSPIYDVAAILTSIQSLLCDPNPNSPANSEAARMFSENKREYNRRVREIVEQSWTAD